From Salarias fasciatus chromosome 5, fSalaFa1.1, whole genome shotgun sequence, a single genomic window includes:
- the LOC115388030 gene encoding tribbles homolog 3-like, translated as MSLNAASARSQQCLKRLLDEPQDNLLKCKRARLAPPPPSTGLSPCLRPASHAPKTGQSQSPFRVGPYVLLERCERERTYRAVHVHTEKQYTCQVLPLRGYQERLAAYARVGSHDNVCGLLDVVIGQESLYVFLPGHHGDMHAYVRDRKRLSEEEAGLLFAQMLNAILHCHQHGVVLRDLKLRRFVFMDKYRTRLALLGLDDCVLLQGDHEDDSLTDRHGCPAYVGPELLTNGGGPYSGRAADVWSLGVSLYTMLIGRYPFQDTQPAALFAKIRRGAFSLPDWLSPQAKCLIGCMLRKAPAERLTASELLMHPWLASPCAPPHSVYKTQHSSHASAQGKQDDDQVVPTWTEKH; from the exons ATGAGCCTGAACGCAGCCTCCGCCCGGTCTCAGCAGTGTCTGAAGAGGTTACTGGACGAGCCGCAGGACAACTTACTCAAATGCAAGCGAGCCCGcctggccccgcctcctccctccaccggCCTGTCGCCCTGCCTCAGGCCCGCCAGCCACGCCCCCAAGACCGGCCAGAGCCAGTCCCCCTTCAGAGTCGGGCCGTACGTGCTCCTGGAGCGCTGCGAGCGGGAGAGGACCTACAGggccgtgcacgtgcacacagagAAGCAGTACACCTGCCAG GTTCTCCCGCTGCGAGGTTACCAGGAGCGCCTGGCGGCGTACGCTCGGGTCGGTAGTCATGACAACGTCTGCGGGCTGCTGGACGTGGTGATCGGCCAAGAAAGCCTGTACGTCTTCCTGCCCGGTCACCACGGCGACATGCACGCGTACGTGCGCGACAGGAAACGCTtgagcgaggaggaggcggggcttctgTTCGCGCAGATGCTGAACGCCATCCTGCACTGCCACCAACACGGAGTGGTCCTCCGGGACCTGAAGCTCCGCCGCTTCGTCTTCATGGACAAATACAG gaccCGCCTGGCGCTGCTCGGCCTGGACGACTGCGTCCTCCTGCAGGGCGACCACGAGGACGACTCTCTGACGGACAGACACGGCTGTCCCGCCTACGTCGGCCCCGAGCTGCTGACCAACGGCGGCGGGCCCTACTCGGGCCGGGCGGCGGACGTCTGGAGCCTGGGCGTGTCTCTGTACACCATGCTGATCGGACGGTACCCGTTTCAGGACACGCAGCCCGCCGCGCTGTTCGCCAAGATCCGCCGCGGCGCCTTCAGCCTGCCCGACTGGCTGTCGCCGCAGGCCAAGTGCCTGATCGGCTGCATGCTCAGGAAGGCGCCGGCCGAGAGACTGACGGCGTCCGAGCTGCTGATGCACCCGTGGCTCGCCAGCCCGTGCGCCCCGCCTCACAGCGTGTACAAGACACAGCACAGCTCGCACGCCAGCGCTCAAGGCAAGCAAGACGACGACCAAGTGGTTCCAACATGGACTGAAAAGCATtaa
- the pnp4a gene encoding purine nucleoside phosphorylase 4a, with amino-acid sequence MHSKEQISHDEYQKTADWLMSQTKHRPQVAIICGSGLGMLADTLKCQDSFTYSDIPGFPQSTVQGHAGRLVFGELKGKTCVCMQGRFHMYEGHSLCKTTFPVRVFKLMGVETLIVTNAAGSLADGLQPGDIMIIKDHVNFPGMVGLNPLCGPNDDKFGPRFPAMSGCYDKALRCSAMEIAKQLGVAGLTQEGVYAMVGGPNFETIAEARLLHRLGVDAVGMSTAPEVVVATHCGLRVFGLSLITNKVVKSYEDSDSVNHEGVLEVGRLRSHTVQQLVTELVSRMEINNNNDTNNAV; translated from the exons ATGCACAGCAAAGAGCAGATCAG tCACGATGAATATCAGAAAACGGCAGACTGGCTGATGTCTCAGACGAAGCACCGCCCTCAGGTGGCGATCATCTGCGGCTCCGGACTGGGCATGCTCGCAGACACCCTCAAGTGTCAAGACTCCTTCACTTATTCTGACATCCCGGGCTTCCCTCAGAGCACAG TGCAGGGTCATGCAGGTCGCCTGGTGTTTGGCGAGCTGAAGGGGAAAACGTGCGTCTGCATGCAGGGTCGCTTCCACATGTACGAAGGACACTCGCTCTGCAAG ACGACCTTCCCGGTTCGGGTCTTCAAGCTGATGGGGGTGGAGACTCTGATTGTGACCAATGCTGCCGGCTCGCTGGCCGACGGCCTCCAGCCGGGGGACATCATGATCATCAAGGACCACGTCAACTTCCCCGGGATGGTCGGTCTGAACCCGCTGTGCGGACCCAACGACGACAA GTTCGGCCCTCGCTTTCCCGCCATGTCCGGCTGCTATGACAAAGCCCTGCGTTGCTCGGCCATGGAAATCGCCAAACAGCTGGGAGTGGCCGGCCTCACGCAGGAGGGCGTGTACGCCATGGTGGGCGGCCCCAACTTTGAGACCATCGCTGAGGCCAGACTGCTGCATCGACTCGGGGTCGACGCCGTTG GTATGAGTACGGCTCCCGAGGTGGTGGTGGCAACACACTGCGGCCTCAGAGTCTTTGGCCTTTCTTTGATCACCAACAAG GTGGTGAAGAGCTATGAGGACTCAGACAGCGTGAACCACGAGGGCGTTCTGGAGGTGGGCCGCCTGCGTTCTCACACCGTGCAGCAGCTGGTCACTGAGCTGGTCAGCAGGATGgagatcaacaacaacaacgacactAATAATgctgtttaa